One stretch of Leptospira bourretii DNA includes these proteins:
- a CDS encoding ABC transporter permease — protein MLAIEIQNLNKSYKIGNTKFPVLSGINLEISQGEFVAIMGPSGSGKSTLLQVMGLLDHVDSGTYRLFGRTVSGESSDVLSDVRGSMIGFVFQQFHLLAKSNASQNVSLPSLYTNVDHTEKKAEEQLRKVGLESRMFHTPNELSGGQQQRVAIARALLVDPPIIFADEPTGNLDSKSKIEIMLELQRLHREGKTIVMVTHEPEMAEFCDRIIHVSDGKIVSDEGKKKKKDLVTFPKTNLKRKTGWPLFQGIFLQSLFSLSSNRLRTFLSALGILFGVVCVISVMALGEGAKKSVEEQFSSLGANLVIVRTGGMRSGGISLEAGTVNRLDVFDVGAVSKKFPEVKQISAVVNGRGQLVFGNRNWNSYITGASPNYEALRNLEPVEGRFFTEEENQKRALVCLVGNTVVKELYEGKNPVGTYLKVNRILFRVIGLLPEKGSAGFRDQDDVILMPLNTAMRRLLNKDAVDSLEMELEKTESSDEFTTSLKRFLHERHGTSESMGNIYQVMNMADIQSAVSETNQTMTTLLIALATVSLVVGGIGIMNIMLVSVKERTKEIGLRKALGARESDIRMQFLIESTLTSLTGGIVGLVFGILSVLFLQEYFGWSIVLSFPSIGFAFLFSITIGILFGWWPSEYAAKLSPIVALRSE, from the coding sequence TTGTTAGCAATTGAAATTCAAAATTTAAATAAATCCTATAAAATCGGGAATACAAAGTTTCCAGTTCTTTCTGGAATTAATTTAGAAATTTCCCAAGGTGAATTTGTAGCAATCATGGGCCCTTCCGGTTCCGGTAAATCCACACTTTTGCAAGTGATGGGACTACTTGACCATGTGGATTCTGGCACCTATCGTTTGTTTGGTCGAACGGTCAGTGGAGAATCTTCTGATGTATTGTCAGATGTCCGAGGCAGTATGATTGGATTTGTATTCCAACAATTCCATTTGTTGGCAAAATCGAATGCATCGCAAAACGTCAGTTTACCTTCTTTGTATACAAATGTGGATCACACTGAAAAAAAAGCCGAAGAACAACTTCGAAAAGTGGGTTTGGAAAGTAGAATGTTTCATACTCCCAATGAACTTTCTGGTGGCCAACAACAAAGGGTTGCCATCGCGCGAGCACTGCTTGTCGATCCACCCATTATTTTTGCTGACGAACCCACTGGAAACTTAGATTCCAAAAGTAAAATTGAAATCATGTTGGAATTACAACGCCTTCATAGGGAAGGAAAAACCATTGTGATGGTCACTCATGAACCAGAAATGGCAGAGTTTTGTGATCGAATCATTCATGTGAGTGATGGAAAGATTGTTTCGGATGAAGGAAAAAAGAAAAAAAAAGATTTAGTTACCTTTCCTAAAACAAATTTGAAACGGAAAACGGGTTGGCCTCTATTCCAAGGAATTTTTTTACAATCCCTGTTTTCTTTATCATCAAATCGTTTGCGAACTTTTTTATCAGCTCTTGGAATTCTCTTTGGTGTGGTTTGTGTGATCTCAGTGATGGCATTAGGCGAGGGAGCAAAAAAATCAGTAGAGGAACAATTTTCTTCGTTAGGTGCTAATTTAGTCATTGTAAGAACCGGTGGAATGCGTAGCGGGGGAATTTCGCTGGAGGCAGGTACGGTCAACCGCCTGGATGTTTTTGATGTAGGAGCTGTGTCTAAAAAATTTCCTGAGGTAAAACAAATCTCCGCCGTTGTGAACGGAAGAGGACAACTTGTTTTTGGAAATCGAAATTGGAATAGTTACATTACGGGTGCCAGTCCGAATTACGAAGCGTTAAGAAATTTGGAACCTGTAGAAGGTAGGTTTTTTACAGAAGAGGAAAACCAAAAAAGAGCCTTGGTTTGTCTTGTGGGAAATACTGTGGTTAAAGAATTGTATGAAGGAAAAAATCCTGTAGGAACTTATTTAAAAGTAAATCGAATTCTATTTCGAGTGATTGGCCTTTTACCTGAAAAAGGGAGTGCTGGATTTCGCGACCAAGACGATGTGATTCTTATGCCTTTGAATACTGCCATGCGAAGGTTATTAAACAAAGATGCTGTTGACAGTTTAGAAATGGAATTAGAAAAAACAGAATCTTCAGATGAATTCACAACTTCCTTAAAACGTTTTTTACACGAAAGACATGGAACAAGCGAATCAATGGGGAATATTTACCAAGTAATGAATATGGCTGACATCCAATCAGCAGTCTCTGAAACAAACCAAACAATGACAACCTTACTCATTGCACTGGCAACTGTTTCTCTTGTTGTCGGTGGGATTGGAATTATGAATATTATGTTGGTTTCTGTGAAGGAACGAACCAAAGAAATTGGCCTACGGAAAGCTCTCGGTGCGAGAGAATCAGACATTCGTATGCAATTTTTAATCGAATCCACTTTGACAAGTTTGACGGGAGGAATTGTTGGGCTTGTTTTTGGAATTTTATCTGTTTTGTTTTTACAAGAATACTTTGGATGGAGTATTGTTTTATCCTTTCCTTCCATTGGATTTGCTTTCTTATTTTCCATAACGATCGGAATTCTTTTTGGTTGGTGGCCTTCTGAATATGCTGCAAAATTGAGTCCCATAGTCGCATTAAGATCAGAATGA
- a CDS encoding efflux RND transporter periplasmic adaptor subunit has translation MKIKFVLIAVVLVIISLSIYFFGFGKSKPNTKLESSKVFRGDLIVTVRATGSAIPKNRLEIKPPIAGRVESILVNEGNHVARGKIIAWMSSTERAALLDAARAKGEEELKKWEDFYKPTPVISPLRGLVIASNISPGQTVTQQDILYVLSDNLMIQAKVDETDLSKIKIGQMTNVTVDSYSDAAIQAKVTHIGYEAVTENNVTMYNVDLELKTIPEYLRSGMSITIDFIVFEERDVLLLANEFVKRNSGKGIVLKKIEGELVETSVNIGKSDDQNTVILSGLEENELVYRKKKIQEEKKSGGGGPFSSPKMPKR, from the coding sequence ATGAAGATTAAATTTGTTTTGATAGCAGTTGTGTTGGTGATCATCTCACTTTCCATTTATTTTTTTGGATTTGGGAAATCAAAACCAAATACGAAACTAGAATCTTCTAAAGTGTTTCGTGGGGATTTGATTGTTACTGTGCGCGCCACAGGTTCTGCCATTCCTAAAAATCGATTGGAGATCAAACCACCAATTGCAGGGCGTGTTGAGTCCATTTTAGTTAATGAAGGAAACCATGTAGCACGAGGCAAAATCATTGCATGGATGAGTTCAACGGAAAGAGCTGCTTTGTTAGATGCTGCTAGGGCCAAAGGGGAAGAAGAACTTAAAAAATGGGAAGATTTTTATAAACCAACGCCAGTCATTTCACCTTTACGTGGTTTGGTGATTGCATCCAACATCAGTCCAGGACAAACAGTGACCCAACAAGATATCCTCTATGTTCTTTCGGATAATTTGATGATCCAGGCAAAAGTTGACGAAACGGATCTTTCCAAAATAAAAATTGGCCAGATGACAAATGTCACTGTTGATTCATATTCAGATGCCGCCATCCAAGCAAAGGTGACACATATTGGATATGAAGCCGTCACAGAAAATAATGTGACTATGTACAATGTAGACTTAGAATTAAAAACCATTCCTGAATATCTAAGGAGTGGGATGTCGATAACGATTGACTTTATTGTTTTTGAAGAAAGAGATGTTTTGCTTCTTGCCAATGAATTTGTAAAAAGGAATTCGGGGAAAGGAATTGTTTTAAAAAAGATAGAGGGAGAGCTAGTGGAAACGTCTGTTAACATTGGAAAGAGTGATGATCAAAATACTGTGATCCTATCTGGACTAGAAGAAAACGAATTGGTATATCGAAAGAAAAAAATTCAGGAAGAAAAAAAGTCTGGTGGTGGCGGTCCATTTTCGTCACCTAAAATGCCGAAGAGATAA
- a CDS encoding TolC family protein: protein MKFHRILLFVLVTTGSVVTLSAKPILIKELWQTALQSNPEFLSAKADYDKAFFENEKSYASYLPTVNVLASARQSSANFSGSGTVNDPLINGSTGTGSSTNQQTSSGESRPTAINRYSVGLSTNQNLFAGFKDKSGIDKTEALLQAAKQTLNDSRLKVCFELKSGYAQMLYAKELHQLSEKIKERRTKNRDLVRLRYEVGREHKGSFLLSESFVKQAEFEVSSAFRLFESNVNEVERVISNRLDININSEFVYEPVLEKKFSEKEKENLLESHPSIMAEQSKVRAAQANIGVAEAGFYPDLNLSATVTRQDDVWLPKPRNYSFGLNLTYPLFNGGRDYYNVKIAKTEYEKSIHTRDAKKNSLTFSLEQSHLNFKNASEQLVVLTEFYKASEIRAMIARSQYSNGLISFENWDIIENDLINREKNLLIGKRDLGLAEATYLRNLGKCFDED from the coding sequence GTGAAGTTTCATCGTATTCTATTGTTTGTTTTGGTAACAACAGGGTCAGTTGTAACCCTTTCGGCAAAACCTATTCTCATTAAAGAACTTTGGCAAACAGCCTTACAATCCAATCCTGAATTTTTATCCGCAAAGGCAGATTACGACAAAGCCTTTTTCGAAAACGAAAAAAGTTATGCTTCTTATTTACCCACCGTAAATGTTTTGGCTTCCGCAAGACAATCTTCTGCTAATTTTAGTGGATCGGGAACTGTGAATGACCCTTTGATCAATGGATCGACTGGAACAGGATCTTCGACAAACCAACAAACCAGTTCAGGGGAATCAAGACCAACGGCAATCAATCGTTATTCGGTTGGCCTTAGCACTAACCAAAACCTTTTTGCTGGGTTTAAGGATAAAAGTGGAATAGATAAAACAGAAGCTTTGTTGCAGGCAGCAAAACAGACATTAAATGATTCTAGGTTGAAAGTTTGTTTTGAACTCAAGTCAGGTTATGCACAGATGTTGTATGCCAAAGAATTACACCAACTTTCAGAAAAAATCAAAGAACGTCGTACAAAAAATCGTGATTTGGTAAGATTACGGTATGAAGTGGGTAGGGAACATAAGGGAAGTTTTTTACTCAGTGAATCTTTTGTAAAACAAGCCGAATTTGAAGTGTCTTCTGCCTTTCGATTGTTTGAAAGTAATGTAAATGAAGTGGAGAGAGTGATCTCCAATCGTTTGGATATCAATATCAATTCAGAATTTGTATATGAGCCAGTTTTGGAAAAAAAGTTTTCGGAAAAAGAAAAGGAAAACTTGTTAGAGTCACATCCTTCTATAATGGCGGAACAATCCAAAGTGCGAGCTGCTCAGGCAAATATTGGTGTGGCAGAAGCTGGGTTTTATCCTGATTTGAATTTAAGTGCTACCGTCACCAGACAAGATGATGTATGGTTACCGAAACCAAGGAATTATAGTTTTGGTTTGAACTTAACCTATCCATTGTTCAATGGTGGAAGAGATTATTATAATGTAAAAATTGCAAAAACTGAATATGAAAAATCAATTCATACAAGAGACGCCAAAAAAAACTCTCTGACATTTTCCTTAGAACAGTCACATCTCAATTTCAAAAATGCATCGGAACAGTTGGTTGTATTGACAGAATTTTATAAAGCTTCAGAGATTCGTGCCATGATAGCCAGATCACAGTATTCGAATGGACTGATCAGTTTTGAAAATTGGGATATCATCGAAAACGATTTGATCAACCGAGAAAAAAATCTTTTGATAGGCAAACGGGATTTAGGTTTGGCAGAAGCTACATATTTGAGAAATTTAGGAAAGTGTTTTGATGAAGATTAA
- a CDS encoding TPM domain-containing protein, protein MQRVLVFSLLFFFPIFIQAKDVPNLTGRVVDETWTLDSGFVSALERQLKDHESKTSNQIVVLVVPSLEGEGIEDYSMKVVEAWKLGQKKKDNGVLLLIAINDRKLRIEVGYGLEGNLTDVLCHHIIEKEIKPYFKKGDIQSGIQNGINAIIDAIQGAYTAPPPEDFSHLGPLSFLGELSHGQEEIPFGVKVFVSIFVLFILGIFTYVAANAPYIGWFIYFFLFPFWSLFPTAIHGANVGASVFLTYAIGIGLYKLYHLLTPHGRKRMKKGVFGGSSRSSGSSGWSSGGGGFRSGGFSGGGGSFGGGGSSGSW, encoded by the coding sequence ATGCAGAGAGTATTGGTTTTTTCTCTTCTTTTCTTTTTTCCCATTTTCATCCAAGCAAAAGACGTTCCCAATTTGACTGGTAGAGTCGTGGACGAAACCTGGACTTTGGATTCTGGTTTTGTTTCCGCTTTAGAAAGACAACTGAAAGACCATGAAAGTAAAACCAGCAACCAAATTGTGGTATTAGTGGTTCCGTCGTTAGAAGGTGAAGGAATAGAAGACTATTCCATGAAAGTTGTGGAGGCATGGAAATTAGGCCAAAAGAAAAAGGATAACGGGGTTTTATTGTTAATTGCCATAAACGATCGAAAATTACGAATCGAAGTGGGATATGGATTGGAAGGGAATCTAACGGATGTTCTTTGTCACCATATCATAGAAAAAGAAATAAAACCTTATTTTAAAAAAGGAGATATCCAATCTGGAATTCAAAATGGTATCAACGCCATTATTGATGCGATCCAAGGTGCTTATACGGCTCCTCCTCCTGAAGATTTTTCCCATTTAGGACCATTGTCTTTTTTGGGAGAGTTATCACATGGACAAGAAGAAATTCCTTTTGGAGTAAAGGTATTTGTTTCCATTTTTGTTTTGTTTATTCTTGGGATTTTTACTTATGTAGCGGCTAACGCACCGTATATTGGTTGGTTTATCTACTTCTTTTTGTTTCCTTTTTGGAGTTTATTTCCAACAGCAATTCATGGTGCCAATGTAGGTGCTTCTGTATTTTTGACTTATGCGATTGGAATTGGACTATATAAACTCTACCATTTGTTGACACCACATGGACGGAAAAGAATGAAAAAAGGTGTATTTGGTGGATCCTCTCGGAGTTCAGGAAGCAGTGGTTGGTCGAGTGGTGGTGGCGGATTTCGTTCGGGTGGATTTAGCGGTGGCGGTGGAAGTTTTGGAGGAGGAGGGAGTTCCGGGAGTTGGTAA